In the genome of Manduca sexta isolate Smith_Timp_Sample1 unplaced genomic scaffold, JHU_Msex_v1.0 HiC_scaffold_852, whole genome shotgun sequence, one region contains:
- the LOC119193656 gene encoding required for meiotic nuclear division protein 1 homolog, with translation MSVYLSRLVLPSLRGAATKSFLHGVAPPKIKLNYSNSNIFRIFQHLVTRNYSSDSIQPTVALDNATIPLKKKIVHKKAVAEDLSQKEGHYLTLAYCTADCYDLKSLKEALVQQKLYEPGTLKAHEVGDVLVANAVYTIGSEPREIIFFREGAVVFWNCTELEASNVLAFLKPYEIESYPREVVEKEREVMTYFYQPNVKKCHLQESCFVMVPERDNSLERYTFSHAMVQSARLGAWEARLEALASSVRYHTASMEKEGAAHVDKKEVVRKLGELFSLRHRLNVESDMLDTPDFYWEEEELERLYSNTLAYFTISRRTRVCHFKSIDKTWF, from the exons ATGAGTGTATATTTATCAAGACTTGTGTTACCTTCCTTGCGGGGTGCTGCTACGAAGTCTTTTCTGCACGGAGTAGCGCCTCCGaaaatcaaattaaactattcaaatagtaatatatttcgCATTTTCCAGCATTTAGTAACAAGAAACTACTCTAGCGATTCGATACAACCAACAGTAGCGTTGGATAACGCCACAATACCGTTGAAAAAGAAGATAGTTCATAAAAAAGCGGTAGCTGAGGACCTAAGTCAGAAAGAGGGTCATTATTTGACTCTAGCGTATTGCACCGCTGATTGCTACGATCTGAAGAGTTTGAAGGAGGCGTTGGTGCAGCAGAAACTGTACGAGCCTGGAAC GTTGAAAGCCCATGAAGTAGGTGATGTTTTGGTAGCAAATGCAGTGTACACAATTGGCTCTGAACCCAGGGAGATAATATTCTTCAGGGAAGGAGCTGTTGTGTTCTGGAACTGTACCGAGTTGGAAGCTAGCAATGTGTTGGCATTTCTGAAACC atATGAGATCGAAAGTTATCCAAGAGAAGTTGTAGAGAAGGAGAGAGAAGTGATGACATACTTCTATCAACCAAATGT TAAGAAGTGTCATCTCCAAGAGTCATGTTTTGTGATGGTGCCCGAAAGGGATAACTCTTTGGAAAGATATACATTCag TCACGCGATGGTGCAGTCGGCGCGGCTGGGCGCGTGGGAGGCGCGGCTGGAGGCGCTGGCGTCCTCCGTGCGGTACCACACCGCCTCCATGGAGAAGGAGGGCGCCGCTCATGTCGATAAAAAGGAG GTAGTCCGCAAACTAGGCGAGTTGTTCTCTCTCCGACACAGATTGAACGTTGAATCGGACATGTTGGATACACCAGACTTCTACTGGGAGGAAGAGGAGCTCGAGAGGCTCTACTCTAACACCCTCGCATACTTCACCATATCTAGGAGGACCAGGGTATGTCACTTTAAAAGTATCGACAAAACATGGTTTTAG